A stretch of the Lolium perenne isolate Kyuss_39 chromosome 3, Kyuss_2.0, whole genome shotgun sequence genome encodes the following:
- the LOC127340208 gene encoding uncharacterized protein, which yields MKFWSGKPSSSPSPRRAACASASFSHHCLTRERRPDPIVRRAGVEDARLASSRMTTPPEGGVGAAERVRATADDPVREVPDAAVLSGALCRVGDGAMFAACGKYSGSSCPQTCGRKPYWQSVSSTERPYHQARRPTLLKRPPEGLSDRASSTSRSRSKCPAQDGLSRAFSGRLLSSGVISARRSLARDRICGPGGGGTAKQPLETCQPCGNLHCTTIRRPHRTLAASSGACFRRCRRHGRCAPSRRRGAWVVVRVEVEDKREVRADVVLREAADAH from the coding sequence ATGAAGTTCTGGTCGGGGAAGCCCTCCTCGTCGCCGTCGCCACGGAGGGCCGCCTGCGCCTCggcctccttctcccaccattGCTTGACGCGGGAGCGGCGGCCCGACCCCATCGTCCGACGAGCCGGAGTAGAGGACGCGCGCCTCGCCTCGTCGCGGATGACGACGCCCCCGGAAGGAGGCGTGGGCGCGGCAGAGCGCGTGCGCGCGACGGCAGACGATCCGGTACGTgaggttccggacgccgcggtccTTTCCGGCGCCCTCTGCAGGGTAGGCGACGGCGCCATGTTCGCCGCCTGCGGGAAGTATAGCGGCTCCAGTTGCCCGCAGACGTGCGGACGGAAGCCGTACTGGCAGAGCGTGTCGTCGACGGAGCGGCCGTACCACCAGGCACGGCGGCCGACGTTATTGAAGCGGCCGCCCGAGGGGTTGTCCGACCGTGCGAGCTCGACGTCGCGCTCGCGTTCGAAGTGCCCTGCCCAGGACGGGCTTTCGAGGGCGTTCTCCGGCAGGCTCCTCTCCTCCGGCGTCATCTCGGCCCGCCGTTCCCTAGCGAGGGACCGCATCTGTGGTcctggcggcggcggcacggcgaAGCAGCCGTTGGAGACGTGCCAGCCGTGCGGCAACTTGCACTGTACTACAATACGTCGGCCTCATCGAACGTTAGCTGCGTCGAGCGGAGCATGcttccgccgctgccgccggcatgGTCGTTGTGCGCCATCGCGTCGGCGGGGTGCGTGGGTGGTGGTTCGCGTGGAGGTTGAGGACAAGCGAGAAGTGCGCGCCGATGTGGTTTTAAGGGAGGCGGCGGACGCGCATTGA